Proteins found in one Brassica napus cultivar Da-Ae unplaced genomic scaffold, Da-Ae ScsIHWf_670;HRSCAF=978, whole genome shotgun sequence genomic segment:
- the LOC125604947 gene encoding uncharacterized protein LOC125604947: protein MRHHLIEGLKDQYMTIENPLDLWNALRHRYDHQKMVLLPKARHDWMHLRFMDFKSVDEYNSALFKIVSILRLCGEEVSDVMMLEKTYTTFNQSNSVLQQQYRTKGFATYTDLISCLLLAEANNELLMKNSGARPAGTAPLPEAHDIEKKDPKEIYYAQDNRKPYGHSRGGYRGRRRDNHNGRDSYSTGRRGNHNNRGRGSNYGRGRGSYGRGRGGISKPSYTSKSLCHRCGMDNHWAKNCRTPKHLDNKDDQMDFETSDCLKD, encoded by the exons atgcgccatcatctcattgaaggtcttaaagatcagtacatgacgATTGAGAATCCATTGGACCTTTGGAATGCTTTAAGGcacagatatgatcaccaaaagatggtgttgcttccaaaggcaagGCACGATTGGATGCATCTCAGATTCATGGActtcaagtccgtggatgagtacAACTCGGCCTTGTTCAAAATCGTCTCAATACTAAGACTGTGTGGTGAAGAAGTATCTGATGTTatgatgcttgaaaagacctaTACGACTTTCAATCAGTCGAATTCTGTACTGCAGCAGCAGTATAGAACAAAAGGTTTTgccacatacactgatctgatctcctGTCTACTCTTGGCCGAGGCAAATAATGAGCTTCTCATGAAGAACAGTGGAGCTAGACCGGCCGGGACAGCACCATTACCCGAAGCCCATGACattgaaaagaaagatcccaagGAAATCTACTATGCCCAAGACAACAGGAAACCATACGGTCATAGCCGTGGTGGGTACAGGGGGCGTAGACGTGACAACCATAATGGTCGAGATAGCTACTCAACCGGCCGTAggggaaaccacaataaccgtggtcgtggttccaattacggtCGGGGCCGAGGGAGTTATGGCCGTGGACGAGGTGGtatatccaaaccatcttacacgtccaaGTCCTTATGTCACAGATGCGGGATGGACAatcattgggccaagaactgcAGAACTCCAAAGCACTT AGACAACAAGGATGATCAAATGGATTTTGAAACTTCTGATTGTCTAAAGGACTAG